The DNA segment acttaaaccttggaatgatcgaAAGATACCATAACATCTTCACTGGGGAGCCTTTCTTTGTGCTTTCATCATTGCTAGATTGGTCATCACCCTTCACTAGTTACCATGATACCCCACACCTTGGGAATTTCtgcatttcttcaaactcatgtctgtacagtatgcaatcattagggcatgcatgaattttctgatactccatacccatcggataCAGTATATTCTTTGCCTCATAGTAACTTTTGGGCAACatgttttcctctggaagcatatcATGCAGTACCTGAAGCAGTGaagtgaagcttttgtcactccacccatatctggccttAACACTAACCATACTTAACATCGCTGAAAACAACGTCAAAGACTTCTTGCACCCCGAATACAAAGGATTTTTCGAATCACTttccaatgtatcatacataggggcatgtgaTTGCTGAAAAAACTTTTGTCCAAGATCTTGAATCATATCCTCTAattgatctcccatttctacatcaaccGATTCAGTTTGAGACCCCCTCTGCATGTTtgtcaattcaccatgtcaTATCCGTGTCATATAATTCTTCTTGATCCCATCATACAAAAGATGCTCTCGTATGTCGTCTAGTACTTGTCGTTTCCCATTCAAACAGTTTATACAAGGACATAAATATTTTCCAGCCTCATTCAGTTAATTTTTGGCAAATTTCAAGAATTGTTCAATGCCTTCCTCACACGCATGGCTCATGCGACttgcattcatccaacttcgatctaTCTAATTAATAACTTTGTGATACTCATAAAgttattccatgcatgaaaacctcactttttcattaaaggtgtggcTTATCCTATTCAAGAAGACATctttttatagtagattcatacATAAAGTTTAagtctcttttcttaaatttgacaaaattttgaaagcatttcgcattgatctccaagtacacgacatgaaagtaATGACATGAATTCCaccacaatcaagtatgcactcgaagaacaaagtgaaatgcattgtaccagaatttcatcaaatttaagaaaagaaagttaACTTGTACatatgaatctactataaaaaaaagtgactcTTCCTAAACTATCCAATCGGACAATTCaatattcaatacaatgattagtCCAAACTGTTCGGAAGAAttattgtattgaatctcaaatGGGAAACTAAAGTCCACTCATAATGAACATAACTTGTATATAAAACAAAGTCATTAATCACATAAAAcaagttataaaattattcataacaAAAAAGAGCTTCAAAAGAGTATCAAAGACATTTGTACCTGTCAAGATGGTCACTAATAATGTCCAACAATGAACGTCGTGATGACAATACAAACAGGATTACAATTACAATGCTAGTACCTTGTATAGACAAAGAGAGAAAGAGCTCTAGATCCCCAATACCCTGTATCTATACATATGTTTATGTGGTGCATGAGTGTATCTAGAGTAATGATAGAATGATGACAGTATTTGTACAAAACTTCATAACGGTTATGTATGAGCCTCCGactgttttcttaattttacatTCAATGgattattttagttatattttacgAAAGTTTCAGTTTGAGTAAAAGGCACTTCAACTGCACATACACAGACGCAAGACAAATTGCTAGAGGACGGAAAGTCGGCCAATACCAATGCAGTTTTCCAAACAAACAATATCTATCCTTAAAACTTCTacatttcaattatttaaaataaaatgaattgtaTGATACATGTACAAAGTGAAAATTATCCTTAAAGCATAACTAATTAATTGATCGTGTAAACAATTATTGCAGTTTAAATAATGCACTACTAGAACAAgacttataataaaaaataaaaaaaataaaaacgaaaTTCATTTTAGCCTCGAAGTTTATTATATGTCTTTGAGGAATTAAGGATACATAATAACTTaatgaatttcaataaaaaaatgttaagaattCAGTTTacagaaaattaaattcttaaggTGAGTCCGCaatattttgttgaaaataaGTTATGAACTGAGTGGATAAGGATCCAATATTCACATTGCAAaaagagtgttgctaggtgcacccagcattattgctggtgcacccagtatTCTTGAAAAATGCTAAAATTGTCCTTACTTAGTTTTCCACTTCCGAATCagcttgatccgtaagaggaaaaaaaattataatatacttttaaatacaacatatttatttataatataattaaatctattttttattttattaaatataatatatttataaatattgatttattataaataattaattttttaatatattttttagaataaatttgtttagaagatgatattaaaatacttactcagtcccattataattattgtttaaggttattttatacatattaataaaaatcaataaatacataaaagataatattataaagaattaatcatatcattattaatatttataaagaatataaaaaaataattagtattatataaaaaattaaaatactaactactttacaatacatttttttacatgatcattAATATAAGTGagaaaattgtaattataagagaatttaaaaatattagcatGTTATATACGATCTTAGATAACGAATGATgtccatttttttgttaattattttttttacacccttttcaacttctttatttcaattatatttaaagttataacACACGTGTATATAGACACAAATGGAATACacaatcaatgaaaataaataaaactaacattagtaatgaaaataaataaaaccaacaatactcatgaaatgagttcatgtacaatatctgtatatacaaggaatatcaatgtaaaatatgtatataaactAAGCCTGATCAGTGCGCCGCCTGCGTCTACACCTAACGCATACTAGATGGTCCTGTGTGACACTCCTGGCCAATCTGAGGCATTCTTCGATCACCTCATGTGTCGATGAGCCAGGAGTGACCACCCCTAGACTCAGATGGCGCTCCAACCGCTCAGCAATGTCATCACAAACTTCCTGttacatacaaaacaaactaattaaacaaattattatccaaatattgaggtaaatgtcgtaaattattagtattacttaccactgcatgtctggGCTCCTCCGTAGATGTCGACGATGCTCCTGGCTCTGGCACGCGAGGGATATCCGTCTGCGGGGCCTGAGGGACGACTCGGGGCTGCGGGACATGACCATGAGGCAGAGGATCTACTGCGTGGCTTGGTGTCATGAAAGGATGGGAGATGCGGAAGAACCAATCGATGTAGTCACTAGAACACGCCCCTGGCACCACGCACACCTCACCTGCAGGTACAATATGATCCTTGTAGTACATCCACCTGTCGTGTATATCATCAtacgagacccatgaattgacaGAAGGAGCAGGAATGGTCTACATGTAACCAAACTGTCGCACGACCCTCTCCGGTCGGTAATACACAGCAATAGGCCCCCAGCGCAAGAGACCGGAGTAGCATGATCAGATGTGGAAGTCTCGGACCTCCCGATGCTCCCCATACGGGATCCAACAGACATCCGGAATCCGGATTCGGTCCAGGCGCTCCATATACAACGGCGTGCGAATGCTTTTCACGGTCTTCTTCGTCGCAATCCACCTGCACACACGCGGAGAAGCCTCGTCGTAGTCCTGATCAGCGGTGGACTCCGCAACTGAGGGAAAGTGCTCGTAAATCCAGCACTACAGATGTaacattcaaattataaatattaataatgaaagtgtaacaaaatttaaagttgaacattgtttagcctgaatgaatgaaaaacatatttgttaccTGCAGCAGTGTGATGTAACCGCCAAGCTGTCGACTGTGGCTCATGGATGCATCGTTCAGCTGGTCGTACATATGAACCAAAGCAGCCACTCCCCAAGCGTACCTATCTGTCATACTGAGGTCCCGAAGGTCCTCCAAGTAGACAACATGGACattggttgcactcttgttagcaaacagaGTGCAACCCAGCAGGTGAAGAAGATATGCACGAGCCGCAGCTGTCCAATGACCTGCCTGGCATCGGCGCTGATATACATCACGTACCCATTGCAGGCGTATGTACGGTCCGCGACACTGGACTGTCTCAGCCCTAGCAGACTCTGGAGACACCATCAGCAAGTCCACCAGCATCTGAACCGCATCATCCACGTGCAAGGGCTCAAATGCGTGAAAGTCGCCTATAAcgggaagatgaagaagagagGAGACGTCGTCCAATGTGATGGTCAGCTCACCCACCAGGAGATGGAAACTAAACGTCTCTCGGTGCCAGTGCTCCACAAACGCGGACAAAAGTCCCCGATCGCCGGTGTCTACCGAACACGCGAATAGAGGACTTAGTCCTGTACCAGCGATGAGTCCCTCAATGGCAGGGGCAGGCCTGCCTAAACAATGGACCTTCCTCCCATGCGAGGataacttcaattcaggacgctcctgaattgaagtataaaaggaacgcaaaattcgttaaaattatcatttaaaggaaaactaatagtataatttacaagtaactaaaaataaatagtataaataccTCTCTCGTCCATACGCTGCAAGCAACGTGATCCGCATACGCTGTCAGCACAGATGGGTCGCTCGGACCACCCGGAAATCCCTGAGGCTGATCCTCAGCCGCCTCTGTGCCTGCGTCCGCAAGAATGTCCGCAGGAATGTCCTCCACAGCAGCTGGTGCCTCCATCGGGTCATCCTAAACGTCTGGGTCAGGGATGACTGGCTCCTCGACGTGATCCGCAGTCACAGCGACTCGCTGCCTCCGTGCGGATGTAGTAGGTCGTCGacgctgtggagcatcatcggaATCATCATGATCTCCTCTGCCCACTCCTCTGCGAGTGACCTGACCTAAGGCACGACCTAATCCTCTggtcctaaccatgatctggAAATGAGTACCGCAAAATCCATcactcatttcattttctcaaatttcaTACGTCTAACGCATATAGGACATTGATTTGGGACATCATGGTTTTGGTTGTGTTCGTCTCATTGATACTAACATCAGTAGAGTATGGACAATTTAATTCAAGCCAAAGAAGGCACAGAATTAAATGGATCAAAGAATTTAGGACTTTTTTGCGAGAATTAAGGGTAAAATTTTCCTTATGAGGATTAAATGGATTGTTTTATAAATGTCTCCATGCATTAAATGGATTGAATGGATTGTTTATCTCTTCATTAAATTTTCCTTTTcgtctataacattaattatatttgtgtaTCAAGACTTTGATTGGCCAATGTTGAGCCAATCAGGAAGAGAGAATTGACATGTAGAATGATTTATTCCATAGGTGTTGAATGAATTCACACATGGGAAGCAGGAATGGTTCAGGTTATGAAGCTGAAATGGTATCCATATTCTCTCATATTGAGTCCCTTGACAGATCACTTCATGACCATATAATTGAAGCTCTTGGCAAGCTCACTGTTGAACAAGGAATTCCTTATGTTACCAAAAAAGTCATGAGAAATTAAAACAAGTTTTCATTTGTTGCTAAGAATGTTTAGTGTAGCCCAAAGTCAATTCAAGGATCTTGAGGTTGTGATTAAATTTAAAGTCCCTTTTTATTAATTGAgaatttgtgttttgtttctctaccttttatgttttcagtttttcaaatttaattgatgATTATGATAGGGTTTTGGGAATTGAATTAATATTAGCATTAGGTAATAGAATGGTTGCTTAATTGATGACCAAAATGCTTATTGCTCTAAAGTTTGATATAAAACCATTTGTATGGAATAGTTGGTTCATCATTtgtgatattatattattaaagcCGACCATGTGGCTTAGAGTTCTAAATAACTTAAGGTTTTGGGATAGTTGGTTCATGATTCCAAATGCATTTCTTCACATACATGCTCAGAGGTTCTAAGCAAACTACCATCATGCCAAATTCCCAGTTCTATCATGTCCAATTCCTATTTCCTAGTTTAATCCATTAATTGCAAGTATTTGCATCTATCTAAGGTATGAATTTAGGTAGAAGAAACTGCAGATTGTTATTCATTGTTGTTCTCCTCTAATTTGGATTTAGGTACAAGAAGCTGCACACTGTTATTCATTGTTGTTCTCCTCTAATTTGGATTTAGGTACAAGAAGTTGCACATTGTTATTCATTGTTGTTCTCCTCTAATTTAGGTACAAGAAGTTGCAGATTGTTATCTAAGGTATGAATTTAGGTACAAGAAGCTGCAGATTGTTACTCATAAGTATTTGCATCAATCATATTGGTCATAACTTAGTTAAAGGAAGTACATGGAAGTTGGCTTATATGGAAGCACATGGAAGTTAGCTTATAGGGATATCAATCATTAGCATACATTCATGGCAATTTGTATGAAACAGTAGATATTCATGAcactatttatcaaatatttagcaTACATTCAGAGGtatcaaataatatttggcAATTTTTGAATTAGAATCAAACTGTGAgttttacggatcaagtgatcCGTAAGCATCtttcggatcaagttgatccggaaaatgtttacggatcacttgatccgtaaagCTCCCAGCGATTTTCGATAGCGTTTTCCGCCATCGCCGACAACATTGGAGCAAAAAAAAGTCAAGTTCACGGGCCTGACCTCGACGGTGGAcgcaggaagaagaagcaggaaGAAGAAGACGCAGGAAGCTTCCTTGCACCACCACCGCACCTCctcaacgaagaagaagaagagccaCAAAGAAGACGCAGGAAAAAGAAGGcgcaggaagaagaagcagcaagaAGAagcaggaagaagaagaaatgtgaTGAagcaagaagatgaagaagcaggaagaagaaggagagagttgatccgaaagaagaagaagagaagcgcAAACGcggggagggagagagagaggttacgtttttttttttaaattaaggaaGGGCATTTTTGTCTTTTCACATTAATTGTTGGGTGCACTAGCAAaactgctgggtgcacctagcaacactcttgcaaaaaaaaaaagggtatctatgtattttatttgaaaatgggACAGGAACTTAATTTGGAGACTTATGGGCAAAAATAAAAAGGTCCCAACCCAACAGGATCCTTCAATTGGGCCCAAGCTTCCTTTTCCTATTGAGAAATAATTGGTTGTCAGTGCCAAGCTTTTCCTTTTTCCAGTTTTTCATTGATGGTTAAAAGCTAACATTAACTTGTCACTCCTTAAAATTTCCTATTGGTTTATTGCAGCTATAggtcaaactttattttaaattgtacCTTTTGGGTTGGATATAACTTTGTTTAGA comes from the Glycine soja cultivar W05 chromosome 6, ASM419377v2, whole genome shotgun sequence genome and includes:
- the LOC114416149 gene encoding protein MAIN-LIKE 1-like; this encodes MEAPAAVEDIPADILADAGTEAAEDQPQGFPGGPSDPSVLTAYADHVACSVWTREERPELKLSSHGRKVHCLGRPAPAIEGLIAGTGLSPLFACSVDTGDRGLLSAFVEHWHRETFSFHLLVGELTITLDDVSSLLHLPVIGDFHAFEPLHVDDAVQMLVDLLMVSPESARAETVQCRGPYIRLQWVRDVYQRRCQAGHWTAAARAYLLHLLGCTLFANKSATNVHVVYLEDLRDLSMTDRYAWGVAALVHMYDQLNDASMSHSRQLGGYITLLQCWIYEHFPSVAESTADQDYDEASPRVCRWIATKKTVKSIRTPLYMERLDRIRIPDVCWIPYGEHREVRDFHI